One part of the Mangrovibacillus cuniculi genome encodes these proteins:
- a CDS encoding MetQ/NlpA family ABC transporter substrate-binding protein, translated as MKKLWLLLATTMLVLAACGGAGNSENEQENAENNETGEQTTLKVASLIPPMTEILEIVKPQLAEEGVDLEVVVLGDNVQPNNALANKEVDANFFQHVPYMEEFNKANDANLTPVTPIYFANYGVYAKNFESMDELPEGATVAIANDVSNIDRSLKLLDQHGVITLGETSETYYTQKDIVENPKNLKFEEVDLLMLARMYDDADAVVMTPAYASPLGLTPKSDALLTEGTDNEFAITLVAREDNVDSEAIQKLAEAMTSEEVRQFLEKEYDETAIPAF; from the coding sequence ATGAAGAAATTATGGTTATTATTGGCCACAACTATGCTCGTTTTAGCTGCTTGTGGTGGCGCTGGTAATTCTGAAAATGAACAAGAGAATGCAGAAAATAACGAGACAGGGGAACAAACAACGCTGAAAGTAGCTTCCCTTATTCCACCAATGACAGAGATTTTGGAAATCGTGAAACCACAGCTTGCGGAAGAAGGCGTGGATTTAGAAGTCGTTGTACTTGGTGATAACGTGCAGCCGAACAATGCATTGGCAAATAAGGAAGTGGATGCGAACTTCTTCCAACACGTTCCGTACATGGAGGAGTTTAATAAAGCAAACGACGCCAACTTAACTCCTGTGACGCCGATTTATTTTGCTAACTATGGAGTGTACGCGAAAAATTTTGAATCAATGGATGAATTGCCTGAAGGTGCAACGGTGGCGATTGCAAACGATGTTTCGAATATTGATCGTTCGTTGAAGTTGTTGGACCAGCATGGCGTGATTACGCTTGGCGAAACTTCTGAAACGTATTATACGCAGAAGGATATCGTGGAAAACCCGAAAAACCTAAAGTTTGAAGAAGTGGATCTATTAATGCTTGCAAGAATGTATGATGATGCGGATGCCGTTGTGATGACGCCAGCGTATGCATCTCCACTAGGTCTGACGCCGAAAAGCGATGCGTTGCTGACGGAAGGTACGGACAACGAATTTGCAATCACGTTAGTTGCTCGTGAGGATAATGTGGATTCTGAGGCGATCCAAAAGCTTGCAGAAGCGATGACGAGCGAGGAAGTTCGTCAGTTTTTAGAAAAAGAATACGACGAGACGGCGATTCCGGCGTTTTGA
- a CDS encoding phospholipase D-like domain-containing protein, with product MKNWWKKLLVGVSAVAMIGSGVTIPEKVEAASANDVVINEIAWMGTTASYADEWVELHNTSSSAVDLSGWTLASQDGSLSVQLSGTIPAGGYYLLERTDDTTIPDKQANLIYSGSLDNTGEILSLKDASGTIIDSVDAWHAGDNTSKATMERVNPLQDGTISSSWATSTTTYAVGYGSPMAGSPSGAPGTTTGEQLNQVSEELNAMNVYFNKSADPTLATAGNEANYHVNLEDRLIHRLNQATTSIDFATYEINLPRVVETLIAKAAQGVDVRVIADAKDATDPHYAERFETMRLYIEQMVRGTDDVIGTADDVHVFSDSAMMVVEDSAKRSSFGLPADFSDIPVQTVMIGNGSQTGHVMVDAEQKAPAEYYSPGTQMHNKFAIVDDRWVFTGTWNFTITGLYGSEENMANGVLDGNQQHVVEIHNADLAQAYEIEFNEMWGSNSLTPNPQISNFSTRKVDNTPKEVMIGDKRVEVYFSAGDNAVGRLRDLVRTEAQVNTYFTIFAWSDQQLVDELKYKWEGSYNDLQGTLTGFDIKGVFDSDFWNQWWSASVDMTGRTASQTSTGNPNTRWANPAPVYQDAEARKLHAKTMLIDVDTSSDPTVVVGSTNWSNNGNDINDENMLIIHDAAIANQFKQEFAERYRVAGGAF from the coding sequence TTGAAGAATTGGTGGAAGAAACTACTAGTAGGAGTTAGTGCCGTTGCCATGATTGGCTCTGGCGTCACCATTCCGGAGAAAGTAGAAGCAGCAAGCGCAAATGATGTGGTGATTAACGAAATTGCCTGGATGGGTACCACAGCAAGTTACGCGGATGAGTGGGTGGAATTACATAATACGTCTAGTTCTGCTGTTGATCTTAGCGGATGGACTTTGGCTTCACAAGATGGATCCCTCTCTGTACAACTATCAGGAACGATTCCAGCTGGTGGCTATTACTTATTAGAAAGAACAGATGATACAACTATTCCGGACAAGCAAGCGAATCTTATTTACAGTGGTTCTCTTGATAATACGGGTGAAATTCTGTCATTAAAAGATGCTTCTGGCACTATCATTGATTCCGTAGACGCATGGCACGCAGGAGACAACACTTCTAAAGCTACAATGGAACGAGTAAATCCTTTACAAGATGGGACAATCTCTTCTAGCTGGGCAACGTCTACTACGACATATGCAGTTGGATACGGCTCCCCTATGGCTGGATCTCCAAGTGGAGCACCTGGCACAACTACTGGTGAACAACTAAACCAAGTGAGTGAAGAACTAAATGCGATGAACGTGTACTTCAATAAGTCTGCAGATCCTACGTTAGCTACTGCAGGTAATGAAGCAAACTATCATGTAAACCTAGAAGACCGACTAATTCACCGCTTAAACCAAGCAACAACTTCTATCGATTTTGCAACATACGAAATTAATTTACCTAGAGTAGTAGAAACACTAATTGCGAAGGCTGCACAAGGTGTAGACGTTCGTGTCATCGCGGATGCGAAAGATGCGACGGATCCTCATTATGCAGAGCGATTTGAAACCATGCGATTATATATTGAGCAAATGGTTCGTGGAACGGACGATGTAATTGGCACAGCTGATGATGTCCATGTCTTCTCTGACTCTGCGATGATGGTCGTGGAAGATAGCGCTAAACGCTCTTCTTTCGGATTACCAGCTGACTTTAGTGACATTCCTGTCCAAACGGTGATGATCGGGAACGGTTCCCAAACTGGACACGTAATGGTCGATGCGGAACAAAAGGCTCCAGCAGAATACTATTCTCCAGGAACACAAATGCATAACAAATTCGCTATCGTCGATGACCGTTGGGTATTCACAGGGACGTGGAACTTTACCATTACGGGTCTATATGGTTCAGAGGAAAACATGGCAAACGGCGTTTTAGATGGAAACCAACAACATGTGGTGGAAATTCATAATGCTGATTTGGCTCAAGCCTATGAGATTGAATTTAACGAAATGTGGGGTAGTAACTCATTAACTCCGAATCCTCAAATTTCTAATTTTAGTACAAGAAAAGTAGATAATACTCCTAAAGAAGTAATGATTGGTGACAAGCGTGTAGAAGTTTATTTCTCCGCTGGAGATAATGCAGTTGGAAGATTACGAGATTTAGTACGCACAGAGGCACAAGTAAACACGTACTTTACTATTTTCGCTTGGAGTGACCAACAACTTGTAGATGAATTAAAATATAAGTGGGAAGGTTCCTATAACGACCTTCAAGGTACACTAACTGGATTTGATATAAAAGGAGTCTTTGATTCTGACTTCTGGAACCAATGGTGGAGTGCTTCTGTTGATATGACTGGAAGAACCGCTTCCCAAACAAGTACTGGTAACCCAAATACACGTTGGGCAAACCCAGCTCCCGTATACCAAGATGCAGAGGCAAGAAAACTACATGCTAAGACCATGTTAATCGATGTGGATACTTCTTCTGATCCAACGGTAGTAGTAGGTTCTACTAACTGGAGTAACAACGGTAATGATATCAATGATGAAAACATGCTAATTATCCACGATGCGGCGATTGCGAATCAGTTTAAGCAAGAATTTGCGGAGCGTTATCGTGTGGCTGGTGGGGCGTTTTAA
- a CDS encoding methionine ABC transporter permease, giving the protein MLDGVLQYEAQIWQAIGETFIMVGVSILAAVLVGLPVGTVLFLCRKGQMLENQFVFSTVNLLVNVIRSFPFLLLVVFLIPFTRLIIGTAIGTAAATVPLAIIAIAHYSRLVEQSLLDVPRGVIEAAVSMGASVREVVLNFLYVEARSALVLSLTTSIVSFISFSTIMGVVGGGGIGDFAIRYGYQQFRTDLMMYMIIIMVILVQSIQFIGMTVARWIDKR; this is encoded by the coding sequence ATGCTTGATGGAGTATTACAATATGAAGCGCAAATCTGGCAAGCAATCGGAGAAACGTTTATTATGGTAGGTGTCTCTATTCTTGCAGCTGTATTAGTTGGCCTGCCAGTTGGTACGGTTTTATTCCTATGTCGAAAAGGTCAGATGCTAGAAAATCAATTTGTGTTTTCCACTGTAAACCTACTTGTAAATGTCATACGCTCGTTTCCATTTTTGTTATTAGTCGTCTTTTTAATTCCTTTTACTAGATTGATTATTGGAACAGCAATTGGGACTGCTGCTGCGACCGTTCCCCTGGCTATAATAGCGATTGCTCATTATTCACGGTTAGTAGAGCAATCACTGTTGGACGTGCCTCGCGGTGTTATTGAAGCAGCCGTGTCGATGGGGGCATCTGTTCGTGAAGTAGTGTTGAACTTTTTGTATGTGGAAGCTCGTTCCGCGTTGGTACTTAGCTTAACTACTTCCATTGTCAGTTTTATTTCGTTCTCGACCATCATGGGGGTAGTTGGTGGCGGAGGAATTGGGGACTTTGCGATTCGGTATGGGTATCAGCAATTTCGGACAGATTTAATGATGTATATGATTATCATTATGGTTATCCTAGTACAATCCATTCAGTTTATTGGGATGACCGTTGCAAGATGGATAGATAAACGTTAA